In the Arachis ipaensis cultivar K30076 chromosome B10, Araip1.1, whole genome shotgun sequence genome, one interval contains:
- the LOC110268390 gene encoding protein FAR1-RELATED SEQUENCE 9-like: MVIFTESEQNAQSVLEYLALLTDFLFVVVNHHDECFFLLLLIVVNFVKICTAYVTDSRLHASRVYLHDPTAFLASVDPTLVTWLEGSVRYQTSGITRGLTILYNKQKRCCYAEDEILKTVYLRFWEMDPLDSDFFGSDSDVGFLRGDDLDFLDDDSEADEDRPQDKRIAELSQEDIMQLQFTDEEAVYRFYKTYAMMHGFAVRLDEVRRDNDGSVVSFYEKYSHELVAPLDVSMMPEYRTFSVSDKAQANNLHDIGIRTCHILGYLAAQKGGYANLPFNQKDMYNLITQYRKEKVKGGDANAAISYLRGKVGNDSYFFGKYTLSNENRLENLFWADGTNSIDYECFGDVLTFDSTYNRNVYNKPLVIFSGSNHHGQTVVFGCGLLVNEDIGSYKWLLETFLEAMGSKHPTAVVTDGDLSMREAIKQVFPSVTHRLCAWHLHRNACEKVKNSGFLMDFKQLIYANVSVEEFEVRWEDMVARYNLSSNSWVVQTYEMRNLWALAYLKDQFFGQIRTTSQCEGINSLIKAYVRKKDTLLEFINNMETVVSHYRNNERVAEFNSKYTAPVLVTSLPTLEDFAAKTFTRNMFWEVRKEIEGTCAMNTELVIQDGGKLYFKCNIFGVPEIHHVVEFDRVRGILRCECLWFENRGIPCMHIFACLKHQHVEVIPESLVCKRWTKNAKSDFMKSNVDDPSDSDKVLKCRLGVLGAECSRLMDLACKNSSDFVEAMNSVVDTITKLQK; this comes from the exons ATGGTAATAT TCACAGAATCAGAACAGAATGCTCAGTCAGTACTTGAATACTTGGCTTTGCTCACTGatt ttctttttgttgttgttaatcatcATGATGAG TGCTTTTTCTTGTTGTTACTCATTGTGGTGAACTTTGTTAAAATTTGCACTGCCTATGTTACTGATTCACGGCTTCATGCCTCTC GGGTTTACCTTCATGACCCCACCGCATTTCTTGCATCTGTTGATCCTACTCTTGTAACCTGGTTGGAGGGTAGTGTTAGATATCAAACCAGTGGCATTACACGAGGTCTTACAATACTGTACAACAAACAGAAAAGGTGCTGTTATGCTG AGGATGAGATCCTGAAAACT GTGTATCTTCGTTTTTGGGAGATGGATCCGTTGGATAGTGATTTTTTCGGATCAGACTCCGATGTTGGGTTCCTTAGAGGAGACGATCTAGACTTTTTAGACGACGATTCAGAGGCTGATGAAGATAGACCTCAAGATAAGAGAATAGCAGAGCTGTCACAAGAAGATATCATGCAACTTCAGTTTACAGATGAGGAAGCTGTCTATCGATTCTACAAGACTTATGCAATGATGCACGGTTTCGCTGTGAGGTTGGATGAAGTCAGACGCGATAACGATGGTTCC GTTGTTTCGTTCTACGAAAAGTACTCTCATGAATTAGTTGCTCCACTCGACGTTAGCATGATGCCTGAGTATCGCACATTCAGTGTCTCGGATAAAGCTCAGGCAAATAATTTGCACGACATAGGTATCAGGACCTGTCACATCTTGGGATACTTGGCTGCTCAAAAAGGTGGATATGCAAACTTGCCATTCAACCAAAAAGACATGTACAACCTCATTACTCAATATAGGAAGGAAAAGGTGAAGGGTGGTGATGCAAATGCTGCAATAAGCTATCTGAGAGGTAAAGTTGGGAACGATTCTTATTTCTTTGGCAAGTACACATTAAGTAATGAGAATCGATTGGAAAATTTGTTCTGGGCTGATGGGACTAACAGCATTGATTATGAGTGCTTTGGGGATGTATTGACATTTGATTCGACTTACAATAGGAATGTCTACAATAAACCACTTGTTATATTTTCTGGTAGTAATCATCATGGGCAGACCGTCGTATTCGGTTGTGGTCTTCTTGTTAATGAGGATATTGGTTCATACAAGTGGCTCTTGGAAACTTTTTTGGAAGCAATGGGGAGTAAACACCCTACGGCAGTTGTCACCGACGGAGATCTTTCAATGAGAGAAGCAATTAAACAGGTCTTTCCTTCTGTAACACATCGACTATGTGCATGGCACTTACATAGGAATGCATGCGAGAAGGTTAAGAATAGTGGATTTCTAATGGACTTCAAGCAATTGATTTATGCCAATGTGAGTGTTGAAGAGTTTGAGGTCAGGTGGGAAGATATGGTGGCCAGGTATAACTTATCAAGCAACTCTTGGGTCGTCCAAACCTATGAGATGAGGAATCTATGGGCTCTTGCATATTTGAAGGACCAATTTTTTGGGCAAATCAGGACAACATCCCAGTGTGAAGGGATTAACTCTCTAATAAAAGCATATGTGAGAAAGAAAGATACCCTTCTTGAATTCATCAATAACATGGAGACCGTGGTTAGCCATTACAGGAACAATGAAAGAGTCGCAGAGTTCAATAGTAAATATACCGCTCCAGTACTTGTGACTTCTTTGCCGACACTTGAAGATTTTGCTGCAAAGACTTTCACTCGTAACATGTTCTGGGAGGTCAGGAAGGAAATTGAGGGTACTTGTGCAATGAATACAGAGTTGGTAATTCAGGATGGTGGAAAACTATACTTCAAGTGTAACATTTTTGGAGTGCCAGAGATTCATCATGTGGTTGAGTTTGACAGAGTTCGGGGGATTCTCCGTTGCGAGTGTCTGTGGTTCGAAAATAGAGGAATTCCCTGCATGCATATATTCGCCTGCCTAAAGCACCAACATGTTGAAGTTATTCCAGAAAGCTTAGTGTGCAAGCGTTGGACGAAGAATGCCAAGAGTGACTTCATGAAGTCAAACGTCGATGATCCAAGTGATTCTGATAAGGTACTAAAGTGTCGTTTGGGTGTGTTGGGTGCTGAGTGTTCTAGGTTGATGGATTTGGCCTGTAAGAATTCAAGTGATTTTGTCGAAGCAATGAATAGTGTTGTCGACACAATTACAAAACTCCAAAAGTGA